A single Gemmatimonadaceae bacterium DNA region contains:
- a CDS encoding VOC family protein — protein MFKHAKPFSGFSVNDIEQARKFYHDTLELDVADAPMDQLEIRLDNDTRVFVYEKPNHTPASFTILNFPVDDVDRARDQLADRGVKFEVYKDGDIATDEKGVHRTGGPKIAWFKDPAGNFLSILETDRP, from the coding sequence ATGTTCAAGCACGCCAAACCGTTCTCCGGCTTTTCCGTGAACGACATCGAGCAGGCGCGGAAGTTCTACCACGACACGCTCGAGCTCGACGTCGCCGACGCGCCGATGGACCAACTCGAGATCCGGCTCGACAACGACACCCGGGTGTTCGTCTACGAAAAGCCAAACCACACGCCGGCGAGCTTCACCATCCTCAATTTCCCGGTGGACGACGTGGACCGCGCCCGGGACCAGCTGGCCGACCGCGGGGTGAAGTTCGAGGTCTACAAGGACGGCGACATCGCCACCGACGAAAAGGGAGTCCATCGCACCGGCGGGCCGAAGATCGCCTGGTTCAAGGATCCCGCCGGAAACTTCCTGTCCATCCTCGAGACAGACCGCCCGTAG
- a CDS encoding ABC transporter permease, protein MLQDIRFAIRTLVKAPAFTITAVLCLALGIGVNATIFSCVRAMLLRPFPYRDPDALVAIGEANIPRSWHMNTVSYPNFRSWQADNRSLANVGIYTGTSFNLASDGGAEYVPGGNVSWTMFRTLGIAPALGRDFREEEDRVGGPSVIILSDRLWRDRFAGRRDVIGKEILVDGVKNTVIGVMPPDFEFPSAAQAWTTMQMDPLKNRGNHSWQVIGRLKPSVTPDQAQTDLRRIAATLEPQYPQSNTGWSVDVQTLRDFQVANIRPVLLIMMAAVAFVLLIACANVANLLLARASARSKEMAVRVALGAEGWRVMRQLLTESVLVALGGATLGVAFAYALLQWIKASILNGIPFWMRFTIDGQVLLFTATVAIVTGLLFGIVPALQSSNPNLNETLRDSGARGASAGRSRQRLRSSLVVGEVALSLVLLVGAALLIRSFIGLQNIKPGFDADGLLTMRVNLTGPHYDSTFKRFAFWDRFLTDLNQRPGVVSASITNNVPLGGSNNNSFFTIEDQPTPLGQEPLLEIRWVSPRYLETMRIPVRRGRMFTQQEWADSGVAGRVAVVNEYMANKFWPRGDAIGKRFRFGTVTDTTRRWITIIGIAADIKHRQLTSTPDLQGYMPFRQGGWTSSSIVVRAQGDPAKITKTTLGALKQADPLLPAYRVMSMDASITRSYWQQALYGKLFGVFAAIAVVLAAIGVYGVISYAVSQRTQEIGVRVALGAQRGDVLRLIVGHGAMLGGIGVLIGLVGGLGVTRFLRNLLYGVSPFDPLSFVGVALLLTTIALVASYVPARRAAKVDPVDALRFE, encoded by the coding sequence ATGCTCCAGGACATTCGCTTCGCGATTCGAACGCTGGTCAAAGCTCCGGCGTTCACCATCACGGCAGTCCTGTGCCTCGCGCTGGGGATCGGCGTCAACGCGACGATCTTCAGTTGCGTCCGCGCGATGCTGTTGCGGCCGTTCCCCTATCGCGATCCCGATGCGCTCGTCGCGATCGGCGAGGCGAACATCCCGCGCAGTTGGCATATGAACACGGTGTCGTACCCGAATTTCCGCAGCTGGCAGGCGGACAATCGGTCGCTCGCCAATGTCGGGATCTACACCGGAACGTCGTTCAACCTGGCCAGTGACGGCGGCGCGGAGTATGTGCCCGGCGGAAACGTCTCGTGGACGATGTTCCGCACGCTCGGCATCGCGCCGGCGCTCGGCCGCGATTTTCGAGAAGAAGAAGACCGCGTTGGCGGACCGAGCGTCATCATTCTGAGCGACCGCCTTTGGCGCGACCGGTTCGCCGGCCGAAGGGACGTGATCGGAAAAGAGATTCTCGTCGACGGCGTCAAGAACACGGTCATCGGCGTGATGCCGCCCGACTTCGAGTTTCCGAGCGCCGCGCAGGCCTGGACCACGATGCAGATGGATCCGCTGAAGAATCGCGGCAACCACTCGTGGCAGGTGATCGGCCGGCTCAAGCCGTCCGTCACACCCGACCAGGCGCAGACCGACCTCCGGCGCATCGCGGCGACACTCGAGCCGCAGTACCCCCAGTCGAACACCGGTTGGAGCGTCGACGTGCAGACCTTGCGCGACTTTCAAGTCGCCAACATTCGGCCGGTTCTGCTCATCATGATGGCCGCCGTGGCGTTCGTGCTGCTCATCGCCTGCGCGAACGTCGCCAACCTGCTGCTCGCCCGCGCGAGCGCGCGCTCGAAGGAGATGGCCGTGCGCGTCGCGCTTGGCGCCGAGGGCTGGCGCGTGATGCGTCAGCTGCTCACGGAGAGCGTGCTCGTCGCGCTCGGCGGCGCGACGTTGGGCGTGGCGTTCGCGTACGCGCTCTTGCAGTGGATCAAGGCGAGCATTCTGAACGGCATTCCGTTCTGGATGCGCTTCACCATCGACGGGCAGGTGCTGCTCTTCACGGCGACCGTCGCCATCGTGACCGGACTGCTCTTCGGCATCGTTCCCGCTCTCCAGTCGTCGAACCCGAATCTGAACGAGACGCTGCGCGACTCCGGCGCGCGAGGCGCGAGCGCGGGGCGTTCACGGCAGCGGTTGCGCAGCAGCCTCGTCGTCGGCGAAGTGGCGCTTTCGCTCGTGCTGCTCGTCGGCGCCGCGCTGCTCATTCGCAGCTTCATCGGCCTTCAGAACATCAAACCGGGATTCGACGCCGACGGTCTGCTGACGATGCGCGTGAACCTCACCGGTCCCCACTACGACTCGACGTTCAAGCGGTTCGCCTTTTGGGATCGATTCCTGACGGATCTGAACCAACGGCCCGGCGTGGTGTCCGCGTCGATCACCAACAATGTTCCCCTTGGCGGAAGCAACAACAACAGCTTCTTCACGATCGAAGACCAGCCCACGCCGCTCGGCCAGGAGCCGTTGCTCGAGATTCGCTGGGTCTCGCCGCGTTACCTGGAGACGATGCGCATCCCGGTTCGGCGGGGGCGAATGTTCACCCAGCAGGAGTGGGCCGACTCGGGCGTCGCGGGCCGAGTCGCCGTCGTCAACGAATACATGGCCAACAAATTCTGGCCAAGAGGTGACGCGATCGGCAAACGGTTCAGATTCGGCACCGTGACCGACACGACGAGGCGGTGGATCACCATCATCGGCATCGCGGCCGACATCAAGCACCGTCAGCTGACGTCCACGCCGGATCTTCAGGGTTACATGCCGTTCCGCCAGGGGGGATGGACTTCGTCCTCGATCGTGGTGCGCGCTCAAGGCGATCCGGCGAAGATCACGAAAACGACGCTCGGCGCGCTCAAGCAGGCGGATCCTCTTCTGCCGGCGTATCGCGTGATGAGCATGGACGCGAGCATCACCCGATCGTACTGGCAACAGGCGCTCTACGGAAAGCTGTTCGGCGTGTTCGCCGCCATCGCGGTGGTGCTCGCGGCGATTGGGGTATACGGCGTCATCTCGTACGCGGTGTCGCAGCGGACGCAGGAAATCGGGGTGCGCGTCGCCCTCGGCGCACAGCGCGGCGACGTTCTCCGGTTGATCGTCGGGCACGGCGCGATGCTCGGCGGAATCGGCGTCCTGATCGGTTTGGTTGGCGGACTCGGAGTCACTCGATTCCTGAGAAATCTGCTCTACGGCGTTTCGCCGTTCGATCCGCTGAGCTTCGTCGGGGTGGCGCTGCTGCTGACGACGATCGCGCTCGTAGCGAGCTACGTGCCCGCGCGGAGAGCGGCGAAGGTGGATCCGGTCGACGCGCTGCGGTTTGAGTAG
- a CDS encoding helix-turn-helix transcriptional regulator has protein sequence MPLLKGTLDPLVLKTLSWTPMHAFEITTWIEERSAGRVAVDDAALLQALHRMEERRLIVAEWGVTKNGRRARYYRITPAGRTHLRAESARLVDHLDAVVSILGAKSAK, from the coding sequence ATGCCGCTGCTGAAAGGGACGCTCGATCCGCTGGTGCTCAAGACGTTGTCGTGGACGCCGATGCACGCGTTCGAGATCACGACGTGGATCGAGGAGCGGTCCGCGGGGCGGGTCGCCGTCGACGACGCGGCGCTGCTCCAGGCGCTCCATCGAATGGAGGAGCGCCGGCTGATCGTCGCCGAGTGGGGTGTGACGAAGAACGGGCGGCGAGCCCGGTACTATCGCATCACACCGGCCGGCCGCACGCACCTGCGCGCCGAATCCGCGCGGCTCGTCGATCACCTCGACGCCGTCGTGTCGATCCTCGGCGCCAAATCGGCGAAGTAG